Part of the Pomacea canaliculata isolate SZHN2017 linkage group LG11, ASM307304v1, whole genome shotgun sequence genome is shown below.
atttttctaaacaaaacaaaaaaaatcctcccAAATGAGTTTGGTTCCTttagtcacgtggtctgtgcATTCAGCTTTGGAACGGAAGGTCTGTGTTTCGAAGCTCATTCGGGCCTGTGACCGGAAACTTTTCTCCATCGACCGATGGTTATTTGGTTTAAAAGGGGAAAATTAAAGATGGTGGGAAAGCTTGTCGGTCCTTCCCTGGCATGGCCCTCCACATCATACGGACCTTGTACCAAAATTTGTACGCAACaccttttattgttgttgttgttgttttttggggtttttttttttgtttgtttatttgtttgtggttttttttttggttgttttttgtttgtttgtttgtttgtttgtgtttgttttttggttttgttttttggttgttgtttttttttttgttctttttatttttttgatttgACTAATTTCCGTGAGCGcatctaaatatatataaaaatacattaaggATAACAAACACGATTTGTTCTATTGAATCTCTGAAGGATAACTTTTGTCGTCTGTTGCTAAATGGTTTTCTTCAAGTTTAGTGACGATACACTGTGGGTGATGTCGTTCTGTGGATCCAACATTTTTACATGCGCGAGCGCGCGCGCCTTGCTcaccatttttcaaaaatacagtaaagaaaataaaaacattgacaGACATtgaatttcaattttttttaaacgtcgTACCTGGAGAGCAGGTGCATGCGAATCCTCCGAGTGTATTCACACACTGTCCCCCGTTTTGACATCTAGACGACAAGACAGCGCACTCGTCAACATCAAGCTCGCATCGTTTACCTGCGAACTGAGGTGTGCACTCGCAGGTGAAACTGCTGGAAGTGCTGGCGCAGGTCCCGTTGTTCAAGCATGGATTGGATTGGCATGCACTCTTCACCTGTGAAAAATGTCAGGAGTGTGGAGctcaaaatttatgaaaatgtcCTGAACGAAACATTCAGACCATGTTCATATGTGTTCattgtggatgatgatgaggaggaggaggagaataatgatgatgatgatgatgattcagtAAGATATAAGATGTCACTCGTGGACAAGAAAGCTTGTGTGTACAAACCTGATGGCACAGCTGACCTGTCCAGCCGTCAGCACACAGACAGGTGAAGCCGTTGATGGAGTCCTGGCACGTGCCACCGTTCATGCACGGGGGTACCACTGCTTCCTCACACTCGTTGACATCCATTTCACATCTCTCACCTACACGGCCATTATGAAGTCAAGAAGACATTTCGTGCATCACTCGCAAATTCTACATTGTCATTAACTTTTATTATGTAAGATGTGGTGCCTGGGAAATGCACTGTTAGGTTTGCAATaaagttttaaactgtttaaatctTCCGgaaccgccaccaccaccaatgGTTTCCATCAGAAATTCCACAGAGAGATCGTTGTGAAACACGGATGGAGGGTAGGAGATGGGGAGTattcaatgaataaaaatgttttttcacagTTCTGATAATCTCTCTACACTCACCTCGAAATCCTAAGGCACTGACAGCAAAAGAGTTCAGGCCATCAACACAGGTACCATTGTTCTGACACGGGTTGGCGCTGCAGTCGTCTACTTCCGTCTGACACGTTTCTCCAGTGTATCCAGATGCGCACGCACACGAGTAGCCGTTTGTGGCGTCAAGACAGGTAGAGCCGTGTGCACAGGGTTAGGTACACACGCACTGACCCCGCTCTCACAGTTTGTACCTGAAATTGTTGGTCAAGAGCATCCATGGGTCAGGCGATCACATGACATGGAGTCTTTCAAGCAATGGTGCGACTAATTCAATGAACAAATCAGTCgaaggcttaaaaaaaacatctccGGCGTCATCACAGCTCGAATCATCAACctaataatcattatcatcattggAACATGTGATACAGacgtttaaaattatttgatgaAATATTCAGTGGAGGATAGAATAATGTTCAAACCTGTGAATCCCGGGGGACAAGAACACCTGTACCCTTCTCCCTCTGCTTCACACGTGGCACCATTCACACAAGGCTGAGGTTGACACCTGTCGAGCATTGTCTGGCACCTCTCACCTGTCCAAGATGGCAGACAGACGCACCTGAAGCCCTCTACGTCATCTACGCAGGTACCGGAGTTGTTACAGGGAGACGTGGCGCACGGGCTTACAACGGTTGTAGACTCGCACTGCACGCCGGTAAACCTGAACAAGAGGTAAACAGATTATTCACAAACCCTTCAGAGACAGGGAGAAACTTTTATGTATGTCAAAAACCAAAATTTGTTATTCTGGGATATAAGTATGATTTCTTTCACAAGACATACCCTTCTGGGCAAATACATCTGAAGGAGTCCACACCAGTCAAGCAGCTTCCACCGTTCGAGCAAAGAAGGTCCCCACACCTATTCACATCTTCTTGATATGCACTTCCTGAAGAAATAATCGAACATAATAATCAACCCAGGTGATGAAAGGAGACTTTGATTGATTCCTCCCACTCCCCAAAAACTAGCTGGAGGGGGATATTTCAGGATGTGTTCTGCTCCAATCGAAGCAGATAAGCTTGTTTGCGATGCAAGGTGTCAATGCAACAGATGTCGATGTGTCGTTCAGTGCATGACAGTCAATATTTCAAGATGTAGGTAGGTCAACAGCCACATCTTTGTCGCCTACTTGCAAGCTGATGGGTGGAGAGGTTCCCCTACTTTTCACAGGAGTATTTaatatgtgtttaaaatatttaatttcattccAGACAAAAAATATCTCTACCTTACTTTGTGTGATTATCACCCTGTCCTCTCTCAATTATCTCTAACCCTGGCCCAAACCAAACTCCAAACAAACCCTAACCACAATATCCACCCGTAACTTGAGATTTACCCAAATCTCATTAGTGACCAACCTCTTTGGTTTCCCTGAAAAGACACACACCCCGACAAAAAGGAAGATATTTGCTCAATCTCTCACCTACACTCACGGTCGTTTTGTGTCAAGCACACACTAATTAATCATTTATGGCGCTCTTTGCCGCCATAATCTGTGTGAGACCTTGCCAAAGCGAGGCTACGGACGCCGAGGAGGATTCAATACCCGGCTGACAAGAAAAGGGAAACGGTTTCTGTAGAGTCTGACCGTCTCAGATAACCGCACATGCAACAAAGGATCCGCGCTGCCGCAACACcctctccaccccaaccccactgCCCACCCCACCCTCGCCATGCATGCACCTTCCCCCTTCCGTCCAtcatcctcctccccctcccctggcTGCTGCGCCACGTTCCACAACTGCCTGAAAACCAATCAAGTCGTCGTGCGGGTGGGGGACAAAGAAGGTCCTCTCTTGGCGGGTGCTAATGACACCAGACACCTCCCCAGATGTGGGAGCTTGTGGAGCCTAACAGATGACTAATGAGCTCCACTGCAGTTTGTTCACATCAAAGGGATGCCCGCAGCTCGAGGCACTGTCTTCCTGGCCGAGGAGGTGTTTGTCCAAGGTTGACGCCTGAAgtggtttttcttcttttgtctggaAGAGTACACTAGCACCGCCGTTACAGACACCATTATTcacatttcctctctctctcccaccccctacccctgtgtgtgtgtctcaaaCGTAAAtacttacacaaaaaaaaagaaagaaagaaatgttaaattttaaaaaattatgaatgaaaGGGGAAAGATTTATAAAAACCTCTGGAAGGTTCGCGTTACAAATGGAAAAGACACGTGAAAGCTCGAGGTTTGTACTGCGACACTTTCCACAGTCTGGTGAAAAGCGAGGAAACAAAAGTAgagttttgtgatttttttttttttttaataaacattggGCTGTTatcttttgttggttttgttgagCATTTAAACCTGGGACAAGCAAATATTCTCCTGTTACATCGCACGGTAGTTTAATTCATGGAAAATGTTCAATACAATAGTTTTGTAATCTTTTCACAAGCCTTACCGCTTGCGGGTGTAAtttcatttctctccctttctctctctcagacacacaaacacataattcGAGGAGCGATAACTCATGTCACAGTTTTCTGCATCCCCTGTCCCAGTCACCTGTTTCCTAGATTAATGTCCCCTAgtttctgtgaattttttttttctatccccATTATGTCCATATTTTGAAATAACACCGCGCCAAGTCACCTGCAACACCGCGCCTGCTGGCTCGTATCGCCATGCCTACCCGGCTGTAATGCCATGCCTACCCGACCAAAAGAGGTTGCACCCCAGGAGGATTTCGAACTGCTCATCCCAAGAGCTTAGTATGGAGCA
Proteins encoded:
- the LOC112575722 gene encoding fibropellin-3-like → MAVWRMKIFLICLLLSGSAYQEDVNRCGDLLCSNGGSCLTGVDSFRCICPEGFTGVQCESTTVVSPCATSPCNNSGTCVDDVEGFRCVCLPSWTGERCQTMLDRCQPQPCVNGATCEAEGEGYRCSCPPGFTGTNCESGVSACVPNPVHTALPVLTPQTATRVRAHLDTLEKRVRRK